The following proteins come from a genomic window of Pelagicoccus albus:
- a CDS encoding DUF58 domain-containing protein, translated as MPSQPEPKGALNNLTATLAMLRRLEWRARLVVQSALGGEYKSSFRGKGMEFDQVVKYEFGDDVRDIDWNVTARLGEAYRKKFVEEREITLLLLFEDTPSLQFGSGGVTKRAALLELASLLMLLSAVNGDRISLLHATPQGYNLTKSATGRGRVMHTAANLLGHPAPPVLEEQEAKIPWKYVLKAAPRHSIFIWLGDFPGRANPDVWPVLRRQYQPVGFRISDPWELELPKRGSQPVYDPASGELYTLDGGSSAQRAAHQSWKDKRDSQFKSLFPQESDRLSLTAGEDAIGAVTNFFHQRMKRFARV; from the coding sequence ATGCCGTCTCAGCCTGAACCCAAAGGAGCTCTCAACAACTTGACCGCCACCTTAGCTATGCTACGGCGTCTGGAGTGGCGGGCTCGTCTCGTGGTGCAAAGCGCTTTGGGCGGCGAATACAAATCCTCCTTCCGCGGCAAGGGCATGGAGTTCGACCAAGTCGTGAAATACGAGTTTGGCGACGACGTGCGGGATATCGACTGGAACGTAACAGCTCGCCTTGGAGAAGCCTACCGCAAGAAATTCGTAGAAGAGCGGGAGATCACCTTACTGCTGCTTTTCGAGGATACGCCTTCTCTCCAGTTTGGATCCGGCGGCGTTACCAAACGGGCAGCTCTCTTGGAGTTGGCCAGCCTTCTGATGCTCTTGAGCGCGGTAAATGGAGACCGCATCTCCCTCCTTCATGCCACCCCGCAAGGCTACAATTTAACGAAATCCGCCACTGGTCGAGGCCGCGTCATGCACACCGCAGCCAATCTCCTCGGTCATCCAGCCCCTCCTGTACTCGAAGAGCAAGAAGCCAAGATTCCGTGGAAGTACGTTCTTAAAGCAGCGCCACGCCATAGTATCTTCATCTGGTTAGGCGATTTTCCAGGACGGGCGAATCCTGACGTATGGCCCGTGCTGCGTCGCCAGTATCAGCCGGTTGGATTCAGGATTTCCGATCCGTGGGAACTCGAATTGCCCAAACGCGGTAGCCAACCTGTCTATGACCCTGCCTCGGGCGAACTCTACACGCTCGATGGCGGCTCATCTGCTCAGCGGGCTGCTCATCAAAGCTGGAAGGACAAGCGAGACAGCCAGTTCAAAAGCCTTTTTCCACAGGAAAGCGATCGACTCAGCTTAACCGCGGGAGAGGATGCGATCGGAGCAGTCACTAACTTCTTTCATCAGCGAATGAAACGCTTTGCCCGCGTATGA
- a CDS encoding AAA family ATPase: MSSWSERVRNEVGKAILGQEVVVERMLVALLADGHVLLEGMPGLAKTLLIKSLGTALGLQFERVQFTPDLLPSDVIGTMIFQAQSGQFEPHKGPIFANLVLADEINRAPAKVQSALLEAMQEKQVTLGPVSHKLPKPFFVMATQNPVEQEGTYPLPEAQRDRFLFKLLVDYPSHEDEFEMMRRWGQVTEKPVLEPVATGEELLKLREEVDAVHVSEDIQAYILKLVRATREMASSENAEDRLLSYGASPRASISLYQASRALAWLRGMDHVSPAIVKDIFLDAMRHRVGLSYEAEAEEISADQVLLKILDTTALPARATVQ, encoded by the coding sequence ATGAGCAGCTGGTCTGAACGAGTCAGAAACGAAGTTGGAAAAGCGATCCTCGGACAAGAAGTCGTAGTGGAACGCATGTTAGTCGCCCTCCTCGCCGATGGGCACGTGTTGCTGGAAGGGATGCCCGGTTTGGCGAAAACCCTCTTAATTAAAAGCCTCGGCACCGCCTTGGGGCTGCAGTTCGAGCGCGTACAGTTCACGCCCGACCTGCTGCCAAGCGACGTGATCGGGACCATGATCTTTCAAGCCCAGTCCGGCCAATTCGAGCCGCACAAGGGACCGATTTTCGCCAATCTCGTTTTAGCCGACGAAATCAACCGCGCTCCCGCCAAGGTCCAAAGCGCCTTGCTGGAAGCCATGCAGGAAAAACAGGTCACCCTCGGCCCTGTCTCGCACAAATTGCCGAAGCCCTTCTTCGTGATGGCCACGCAAAATCCGGTTGAACAAGAAGGCACCTACCCGCTCCCGGAGGCTCAGCGCGACCGCTTTCTCTTCAAGCTCTTGGTCGACTACCCAAGCCACGAGGACGAATTCGAGATGATGCGTCGCTGGGGTCAAGTCACAGAAAAACCTGTCCTCGAGCCCGTAGCGACCGGTGAGGAACTTCTCAAGCTCCGCGAGGAGGTGGACGCGGTTCACGTATCCGAAGACATCCAAGCCTACATTCTCAAGCTGGTGCGAGCCACCCGCGAAATGGCGAGTTCTGAAAATGCGGAGGACCGCCTGCTCTCTTACGGTGCTTCTCCTCGCGCATCGATCAGTCTTTATCAAGCGAGCCGCGCCTTGGCCTGGCTTCGTGGCATGGATCACGTTTCTCCAGCCATAGTTAAGGACATTTTCCTCGATGCTATGAGACACCGCGTAGGCCTAAGCTACGAAGCGGAAGCGGAGGAAATATCCGCCGACCAGGTTTTGCTTAAAATTTTGGATACGACCGCCCTACCTGCTCGAGCGACCGTTCAATAA